From a region of the Corvus cornix cornix isolate S_Up_H32 chromosome 2, ASM73873v5, whole genome shotgun sequence genome:
- the LOC104692723 gene encoding cytochrome c oxidase subunit 6C translates to MSAALLPKPQMRRLLARRMKFHLLGAFLVSVGGATLYKFGIAEPRKRAYAEFYKSYDPMKDFQAMKAAGVLECAPPK, encoded by the exons ATGTCAGCTGCACTGTTGCCAAAGCCACAAATGCGGCGCCTTTTGGCCCGGCGGATGAAGTTTCACCTCCTTGGGGCATTTTTGGTATCTGTGGGAGGTGCGACTTTATACAAG TTTGGAATTGCTGAACCCAGAAAACGAGCTTACGCAGAGTTCTATAAAAGCTATGATCCCATGAAGGACTTTCAAGCCATGAAAGCAGCTGGTGTGCTTGAGTGTGCACCACCCAAATGA